Sequence from the Mobula hypostoma chromosome 11, sMobHyp1.1, whole genome shotgun sequence genome:
AGCACAAAGTGTTACTAAAACGTGGTCAGCCCCCTCCGCCTTCCTGTGGACTTCTTGGAGGTGGGGCGGGGCCTCCTGGGTTGCCAGGATCAAACCCTGGCACTGCACAACCCAACGGTCCACTGCAGCACGGCAGTACACCAGTGGGTAAGTGGATGCAGTTTTCAGCTTCTGATGTCTTATGGGAAAATGCAAAAGCGATGATGGCACTGAGAAAATGGTGAACATTAGATTTCTCTTCCAGGTTGTTGCTTCACTGATTTTGTGTGAGTTGTACTGTAAAACTTTGTTTAATACCAGCTAATGCCCATGAGGGGACTTAATACTCTTCTGAGACAAGGTCATGCCACAAAGCAGAGTATAGTCCCTGTGTGAATGCCATTGGCACAATACACAAGAGTCCCTTCCTCACTCTGAACAATTTCTGATTTTAGTATCAATTTATGGAAACACTGGATagaaatacaggacagaccatgAATATAGAGCAGCCTTGATGCTTACTGCCTGCCGATGGAAAGTATTAAAAATCAAAGTCATAGCAGCTCATCTGTAACAGTGGTAGCAGCATGCTTCACACTGTTAAGTATTCTCCTCTCCTGGGGTGTTTCTCTGTGTTCATTTCCAAGGGCCAGGGAATCATAGATATTTTCTCAGCTGCCCATTTTTTAAACAGTTAATTACAATGGACAGTTGATGGGCTACTTAATTTGGTTGCCAGCATGAAACTTCATCAAAGCCACTGAATAGTTAGTAATATGAGGAAGCAAATTAAATTGTAATCAAGAATGAGAAACCCATTGGACCCAATCAAAGAGGTGGGTTGGATCTTCCGACAAGACACCGAGGAAGAGAGGAACCGTCCAACACTGCTGCTCCTGAATGGAACAAGCAGCAAGTTGTCTGGCTGCTGAGACACTACATAGATGGTTCTTCCTTCATCCCAGAAACAGGGAGACTTGTGTGACATCTTTTGTCTTGGCTCACCTACAGACTTGGCTGGGATCAGCTAATTTTCCATAAGCTAAATATCTTACCTGGATTATGTAGCCTGTTTAGTTCAGTGTGCTCCATGACACTACTCTTCTCCAGCTTCTCTATTCTAAGAGTTGCAATTTAAAAGAGACAAGTTGGGCAGGTATTATATTTCCCCATTTATCATTTCTGTTTGTTAAATAGGGTTTTGTAGATCTTTATTCACTTTGACAGAAACATAGCAAACACCATTTTACACCGATTAACCTCATTTAAATGATGTGACCAGATCTGATCTGGAGTCTTAAGGAACCCAATTGGACAAACTGATTATAACTCTAAATTCAAATGTTCATGCCCTCGCCTTTACTGAGAGAACAGTAATCAAATGTCATGATTGCTGTGGTCACTTTTTCTCCTTTGATATAGCCAGATAGCAAAGATTTGTTAATGGAATCAATGTTCTGGACACTTGCAGTTGGATCAGAGTTCAGTTGGCTGTGCCCCTTGATAATGCTTAAAATTTAATGGGTATTTGTCtcatgatggttcttggcaaCCAAGATTTATTCTGGattattcacttttttttaagcTTTCTTCAAGATGGTTTCAGGTTTCTTAAATCTATTGTATTCAACTCGGATATGAAAACTTTCATTGTTAATTTTTCcttctgttttcttttcaaagactgaaacattaatttttggTTGGTATTGGTCGATGGCCTGTTTTATCTTTGTTCCCTGTTTTTAATAATCCTGGAAGTATATTTTGTCAGTGTCAACTATGTTGAAAATAATTTTGAAACACTTATTCGAATAGATATTTACATTTTtctcatttaatatttcaggtgtTAGTTacatgttttgttttcttttgtagacACAAACCCTGGGGGTGCTGGTTCAAATTATGCAAATTCTCCTTGGGGTTCTGGATCATCCAGCACTGACCTCAACCACGGCTGGGATAAGTTAATCGTAGACGGGTCTGATATGGAGGCTTGGCCTTGCATCACAGGCAGAGACTCTGAGTCGGCTTCGGAACACATAGATAACGAAGGTGCCTCAAACCTTGGCTCTGAGAAGAGCCAGCCACCTGGAAGTGGCGCTGCCAGGAGTTGCAAAGGAGCTGCAAACCAGTTCGCTGCTGGGGGCGGAAAGAATGAATGTAAAATGGGGGCCTGGAACATGGGCCTTGTGCCTAAACCCAGTCACGCATCTTCCATCTCTTCGGAGAGCAAAGACGGACTTAATAATTGGAAAAACTTGAGCAGCCCCGATGGAGCTGGCCTTGGGTTGACCTTGAACCCAAACATCAACCCATCGGCCTGGCCAGTATTGGGCCAGGAGGGCACTTCTGGAAAAGGGACTTCGGAGACGGACATTTCGAGCTCCAGTGCACAACTTAGTGCAGTAGGTCAAAGCCCTAGGGATCAGGATGGTACTTCTACAAGCGCCTGGGCAAAACAGTCTAAAACGGAAAATGCGGGTGTTACATGGAATGCTTCTGTTGGAGAACAGCCTCAATTTCAAGCTCTTAACACTGATGGACCAAATAATGGCGACACTAACTCTTTGAATGCAAGCTCACAGAGCACTGGGAACCCTTTACAAAATAAGGGAGTGTCTGAAACAACAGGGAATGGGACCTGGAATATGCCCTTAGGAATGGGTTTGGGAAACCCCTTGGTTTTGAATCAATCTGTGAGCACTGAAGCCTCATCCGAAGGCAGTATTAGAGGAACTATGGAGGGACGGGCAACTGGGGGTACTTGgaatactgtttgggggtcttcTGGAACTGATTCCATTTCTGGACAAAATGGTACAGGAGCTGATGGCAATAATGGACGCAGTGGCGATGATGCAGCAAAGAATGGCTCTGGTGTGAAACAATTACTTGTGAATAGATCAAGGACTGAATCATGGGACAATAATGGTGGATCCTGGGACTCTGAGACACAAGACCCCAATAAAGCAAAAAACTGGGGTAAAGGGAACAGAACAGCATCTGGTAGTGCTCAGGGTTTGTGGGGTCAACAGCCAGGGACTGATAATCAGTCAGAAGGAGATTGGGTTGGCTCTGCTAAGGAACAGAATTGTGGCACAGGCGGATGGGACAATCACAGGGTAAATCCCCTCCCAGAAAACCAAGGAGAGAATGCCCAAATTTCCAACTGGGCAAAAGCCTCTAGTTCCACTGGGAGTGACTCTGGTAGTCGAAGCAACAACAAAAAGGGGGGCTCTGACAACCACCCAGGAGGACGGCGCTCAAACAAGGCTGATCATCCTGACCAAGAAGAAGTATTACAAAGTGTAATGAACAGGGCTGATCTAGACCCAAGAGTGCTGTCAAATACTGGGTGGGGCCAAACTCAGATAAAGCAGAACACAATTTGGGATGTCCAGGAGTCGCCTAGGAATGAGAGGCGcacagacaaaggaacagaagggtGGGAGAGCACTGCCACTCAGAGCTCTAACTCAGGGGGCTGGGGCGAAGGGCCCAGTCAAACCAGTCACTGCACCTCTGGGTGGGGAGATGCTCCGCAGTCTTCAAACATCGAGTGGAAGGATTCAAAGACTCCAAGTGGATGGGTGGACCCAAAGAACAGTCAAGGTTGGGGAGGTGGAACACCAGAAGAGAAAACACCATCTTGGAATGATGGGCCTAGAATGAAGGAGCCAGGTTGGGGAGCAAGACAGCAACAAACTCAAGGATGGCCGGCCAATAATGGCTGGGGTGATGGAAGTGGGCAACCAGCTGAACAACCAAAATCAGGTGGCTGGGACAGTTCAAACCCGAGATGGGGTGAAAGTGGTCGTGGTGATGTAGGATCTTGGGGAGGTGGTAGTAGTTCCAATCCTAATCAAAGAGGTGGGTGGGAGGACCCCCCAAGACACCAGGGATGGGGTGAGCCATCCAAAGCAACCACTTCTAATTGGAGCAAACAGCAGGATGTGTCTGGTTCCTGGGGCACTGCCTCCAGTAGTAACCGACAGTCAGCACCAGGTTGGGGCTCGGCACCTGTGCCCATGCCTTCTTCTGCTGTTCCACCTGCAACCATCCCAACTTTGCCAAAGGAGGAAGAACCTACTGGATGGGAAGAGCCTTCACCTCAGTCCATCTCCCGAAAGATGGAGATTGATGACGGCACCTCAGCCTGGGGTGATCCCAACAGCTACAACTATAAGAATGTGAATCTGTGGGACAAAAACTCTCAAAGTGAGAGCTCTGGAAGTGGGCCGTTGCCTCGTGAGCAGAACGCATCAAATGCAGTTACAGGACGTGGCTCCACGTCAAGTTCTGGTAGGCTATTGCTTATATATTCTTCCACTTTTTGCATTCAAATGTACAAGCAAGTTGTTGATTTGTATCAGACGTTCTGTGGCACATCACTTTATGCAATTTGGGGGGCATTTAATGTACTCTCTACATTCATGGCCATGCTAATAAAGGTTAATCTTTGAGTCAATGCAGCATTGTTTCACCTGATTCCTCTGGAGGAGTTGTTAATTGAGGAATGATTGATCTGGAGATACTGGAGTAGTTTTCTAGAGTACGAGGTGATTCCATTGAGACATTCAATATGAtgagggatattgacagggtGATGCTGAGAAATTGTTTTCCCATGGCTGGAGAGTCTAGCAATAGAGTATATTATCCCAGGATAATTAATTTAGAGATAGGTCGTTTCTTTGAGAGTTATGAGTCTTATGAATAAGTGGATGAGTGGTGAGGCCTGAGGGGTATGTTGTCTATACCTGTTCTTTgcatttttattatattttgctTTTGCAACAAAAAGAGGAGCTAAATCACTTGTTCTGGTGGATAAGTTGAGTCTTAAATTGCAGCATTTAAGTTTTACAGGCGAAGAAACTTCCATGTTTGTCTCCCAGAATTAATTATGTTATTTTGGCTGGGAAATGATTTGGTTAATGTTTCTAAGTTGATCCTTATCTAGTGAAGCCTTCTGGGGGAGCTGCCTTTCTGCAGAGATAAGTTTTGTCTGCCTTTCCTGTGAATGGTCTGCTAGTACCTGATGTCTAGGCTTGAACACGTAGTAGCAAGGTGGACAGTGAGGCATAGAGCTTCCAGTAAACTATATATCaaattcagacaacacacatcaaagttgctggtgaacgcagcaggccaagcagcatctataggaagaggcgcagtcgacgtttcaggccggggtctcggtctgaaacgtcgactgcgcctcttcctatagatgctgcttggcctgctgcgttcaccagcaactttgatgtgtgttgcttgaatttccagcatctgcagaattcctgttgtttgtgtatcAAGTTCAGAGTAGGGATCAAACAGAATGTTCATCCATTGAGTGTTAGGATTTAATATTCCTTATCTTTGTAGAGTTAAGTTCCAAACATCATTACCTGATAATATAAATCTTGAGAAATGATAATGTACCGAGATGGTAAATGTCAGTTCTAATTATGGGTTCAGAGCTCACTATTACAACAAATTCTCAGATTCTGGGCTGATCCATCATTTGTTAATGTGCAACTGAACCTTGTTGACTGGGGAAATTCCAGACTGGGAATTCCACATTGGGATAACCCTTGGGCCAGCAGGAGGAAAATCTGCCATCATAATCTGGTCTCCATGACGCTCTATTTTAAATAGAAGTTTAGAGAAGGACAGTGCACTCTAAAACAAAAATGATTTACTCTTTTGGAATGGTTGTGTTTTGTTAGCTAAGACTGGAGTGCATTATGTCTTTTATTTAAAAAGTATTTGCATGCCAGCTTTATTGCTGCAGTGAAATATTGGTCAATTATGGGGTCTGTCTTTCTGTAAATTATTTTGGCTACAGTTGAGCAGACAGAGTCAACTTTGGGTCCCATGAAAGTGGCGCCAATTCATCTAGACTGGAGTGCAAAGGGCCAACACTCCTTTACAGCGCTGAGGTAGTTCTACCTTTCTTAGAATGCAGTTACCTAAGGCCTCACCTGCTTACTTGTGTAAAAGATCTCAAGGCAAAATTTTCAAGAAGAGATTGTGTCCTTGCAATACTCAACCTTCGTGCAACATTAGCATTACAACTTATCCAATTATCTCATTTGATGTTTGTGGGggctttcagaatcaggtttaatatcaccagacaacaggaattctgcagatgctggaaattcaagcaacatacatcaaagttgctggtgaacgcagcaggccaagcagcatctataggaagaggcgcagtcgacgtttcaggccgagacccttcgtcaggactaactcagtcctgacgaagggtctcggcctgaaacgtcgactgcgcctcttcctatagatgctgcttggcctgctgcgttcaccagcaactttgatgtatgttgctttaatatcaccagcgtatgttgcaaaactttacagcagcagtacagtaaaatgcataataaataaatacagagaaaacaAAACTCTGTGTATATTACAGTAAGTGCGAAAAAAAGAGATAAAAGATGCATTACTTGGTGTATTGGCTGTCATTTGTATTACAGTAGTGGTAATGATTCAAAAATAGTTAATTGCTCCGATGTGCTTTACTCTATTCTGTAAGGTATATGGAAGGTGACTTCTAGGATTTAGATCCTCACTTTTAGTTCACAAATTACTTAATGCGTCAAAACCATCTTAATTTGCATCAGTTACTTGGTAAACTGGATATTTTTTCCCAATTCTTAATACAAATTAGAAAATTTGATAACTACACATCACAGGGAGATCTCCCCCAGTGTCTTAGCATGAGTTGTGTAAGTTTTGTGCTTGTGATCTGTGCTGCTTTCAGAAATTTTACATATAATTGTCGCCCTTGTCTGTGTAACTACTTTATTCTGACTCTCCTGTAACCCTTTAAATTACaactgcaggaagggttggcagcAGGTGCAGATTGATGCCGGGAAGTCCGAGTTGCAGTGTATGCACACACAGGCTTTTTTGTGTCCTACGAGCTGTACCTCTTTGCTGGTGGAAGAATTAATCTCTGAATTCCATATGCATGTTGTAGTTTTCTATCTCATCACACCAGACAACAGCAGAGATCCTGTTATTTTGAATCTGAGTTGTGATTTTAATGAAATGAGCTAACCATAATTGGAAAATTTGTGTTTAAATCTGAGTCAGCTGCTTACTTTGTGGGTTTCAACAAAACACAGTAGAACGTATTACTGATGCCTTCTTACTGGTCAGTGGAAGGTTTTTCAGAATAATAAAAATGTTATTAACATGGTTAGCTTTTAGTTGTGGTAAGCTGACATTCCCTGCAGCAATGCTCACATCTTTAAGCTTAAAATACATACAGAACCTTTGAATTTGACTGCCTTGGCTAAATGGAAAGAGCCTATCTTTCATGTAGCACGTGCTTGCCTGCGGTATTTGCTTTAACAATGGTGACCATTGCAAGCTGAATTTATTTTTCTGGTGTATTGTTCGCAGTTCCATGGGGATACTCAACTTTGTTTTCCTAAAAAGATCAGCTCTCTGCAATGCAGTTGTGAGGCAGCAAGCAGGGTAACCCTTTATAAAGTGGAATGGAAAATGAAACTGTTTGATTTCACCCATTGCCataccattttttaaaatcctgtTTTGGGTTTGAAGGCATTGTAAGAAGAGTGTGGGTGTTGAATTAAGTCAACATCTGTACTCCTTATTAATGTCGGACACATTGTGGTACTGAGTTTTCAGATTTTTATAATGCCTCAATGACTCTGAAAGGCTCACTTAAACAGATCCTTCTCTTTGCTCCACTACATCAGAGTGAATGCCACAGAACAGAGCAATGCTGCCTGAAGGGAGCTAGAGTGGGAGGATTAACAGATGGTTGTTGGTATTCAGGGCAGGACATATTGGAGAGAAGGAAAAATGTGAGTACAAATTCCTAGCTGAGGGCTCTGGATGAGGGTAATGCTGGCTAAGAGAAAGCTGGATCTTGAAGGGGAATGCCATATCAGAATGGCAGCACGTAGTAAGACAGATGTAGTAAATTCAACAGAAGTTATTAAGGATTGGAGGTTGGTATAAATattaaaattccagcaacttaatTTGTCAGCATTCAAACGCTTTGGTTTCATTGGACTAAATGATATACAAATCTTAAATTGTGTTTAATTATTGAATACGAGAAGCAGATTTAGTTTCTGACTGCCATGCCCCACAGCTTTAGCTTCAATCTGCTCAGCTGAAATGTTGTTATTCCTCGCCACGCCTGTGGTGCATCGGGTGGTAACCTTGTcgcttctttagcatttttgttttgtgtgaaaccgagttgctagctcgaggCTCAACCCTGCACAGGTAGAAAACATGCAAGAAGCTGGCCAGcactcgcctcaaagtccagtgttgGTACCACTACGTTGCTGGCTGGACTCTGCTCACCTGAAAGAGCATTGGTTAAAGGCATGTCTGTAAGGCTAAAAACAGTGCTTCATCTCCAAAGAGTCACATTAAAAAAAGTCACTTCAGCAAACTTCTCACCAGAAGGTTGCTAGGGTTCTCAGAATCATGTTGTGCTCCTTTGATAAGGAAAGATTTCCCACAAGTGCTGCATTCAGTCCACTGACTCATTATGAAGTTGTATGACTAATGCAACAGTATCAAGAGATTATCCCACTGCTGACATACACCTGTTAGAGTATAAAATTGAATGTGTAAGAAATGAATTGAATGCCTACTATATCACAGTGGTTATTACAGAATGGAGTAAATAGACTTTAGAGCCGTGCCACACAAGTAGGGCAATGACTTGTTGAAAAATTCTAAAACTTTAAAATCCAGTAAAAGTTGGAATTTTACTCTAAAATTGCAATGAAAGGCGTTTGCCTGGAATAGATTAGACACTTGCAAACACAGCTTGACAACAGGCTACATACTTTTATTTTGGAAGATTCTGGAATCACTAGAGTTTAGCTTCATACCATGACGCAGTTTTCCTGTCTATTGCTTAATCTTTCCAAACAAGGTGTCCAATTCAATACTGTACTAGTGCTTAGCTTCTGTAAGCTCGAGTAACTTAGTTAAATTACCGAGTCTTGGAATTTCTGATCACCTGctgtttatatttatttcatcAATTGAAACAATGAGCATGACAAATTGTCGTAAATTCGACTTTTAGGAATAATCCCAATGTTTTGTGTGACTaggttttaaaaaatttttaGCTGTGCATAATTTTATCTTTTAATTCTAATTTTGTTAGCATTCTTTCAAGCAGTTGATCTAGGCctatactcactagagtttagaagaatgtgggggtgaggggtctCAATGGAATATTGAACGGTGCCatagtagtgtaatggttagcgagACCcttttacagctcggggcatcagagttggaagttcaattctgccatctgtaaggaatttttaTGTCCTCCCAGTgggatgcgtgggtttcctctcatgttcagTGGTGTGGTTCATTGTGCtcgaagggtctattccatgctgtatctaaattaaataaaataattaactaAACCTTGGTAGAGTGGACATAAAGAGGATGTTACCAgtagtggggaatctaggaccacagggcacaacctcagaatgcaaggcatccctttagaatagagatgaggaggaattttttttatccaGACTGCCGcaaacaactgtggaggccaagtcattggatatatttaaagctgaggttgataggttcttgattaataagggtgtcaaaggttactgggagaaggcaggagaatgggcttgagacggataataaatcagccagtgttgaatagcagaacagatttgatggactgaatggccagattctgctcctgtgtcttatttcTTGCACTGGACTTGTATACCTGATGGCTGCTGATCGGGGACCTTACTGTTCCAGTTATTTATCACCTTTGATGGTTGAGTGACCAGGAACCTAtgtccagtgatttttttttgtttgtaaattAATTTACAAATTGCTTTAAATTTTGAGTTTTAACATGCCAAATGTATCTTTTCAGGTTCAAAATCGATACAGGATGGGTGGGGAGGTGGTGATCGGCCTACTGTGGCAAATACTCGGCCCCCAAGCTGGGAGGAAGATGATGATGGGCCAATAGGCTTGTGGAACAGTACTGGAACTCAGGAGAGTAGCTCACCCTACAACTCCTCTAACTGGCCCGCAAGCGGGAAGAAAATGCACAAGGTATGAAAAGGAAAAATCGTGATGGTAATCCAGTTGTGGAACactgcaatgaggccactctcaggttggaggagcaaatcctcaaattccctctgggtagcctccaacctgacagtatgACATTGgtttttctaacttctggtaattcaaagttcaaagtaaatttatcatcaaagtacatatgtgtcaccatgtacaacccggagattcattttattatggGCATTCTCAAtagatccaataaccataataatcAAAGAAAGACACACGAACAGGGCAGACAACTAGTGTGTAaatagacaacaaactgaaaatacagaaagaaagagaagtaataataaataaacatgcaataaatattaagaacatgagatcaagagtctttgaaagtgagtccataggttctgggaatagttcagtgatagagtaagtgaagttatcccttctggttcaggagcctgatggttgaagggtaataaccattcctgaatctggtggtgtgagtcctgaggctcctgtaccaccttcctgaaggcagcagtgagaaaagaatgtAAGAGCATCTCCTGAGTGGTGATGGTTCCTGtgctggttgggggggggggagaggggaggttttacccatgatgaactgggctgtatcggctacattggtgttttcataacaagctgtgatgcagtcagtcaatagaCTGTCACCCCTtctcccttgtttttttttaattcctctTTCTGGCTCATccttctcttctcacttgccAATTACCACCTTCTGATGactctccttcactttctcccacgTCCCACTCCTAACAGATcactccttcagccctttacctttttccacctatcacttcccagtttctcacttccttCCCCCTTATCTGgttacacctatcaccttctaccctgtgctccttcccctaccctcaccttattctggtttcttccaccttttttcccagtcctgatgaagggttttggctagaaacatcgactctttctccctctccatagatgttgctgacttgctgatttccagtatctgcagaatcttttggtTATCTAAAATATTTCCACGATTTTTGGAGCCTAATTTCAATCAACTTCTAGACAGAAGCTGAGGCAACCTCTTGTTTTGCATGCTGTTTCTTATTGTGCTATTTTGATCTTCTTATTAGTTTGAGACACATAAACAAATAGATAATGT
This genomic interval carries:
- the tnrc6ba gene encoding trinucleotide repeat-containing gene 6B protein isoform X3, which encodes MQVNDGSRHQEANPKTFKEMEKMTEELHIQAKEHNANTEVQTEREDFSSDEHRDTSESPSEESKQEKEEEKEEQLMEEKKRKKEDKKKKDATQKVTEQKTKVPEATKPSLSQPPTATSVGSVPTPAGNGGNNAKRAVATNGQPQNAARYLPREVPPRFRQQEHKVLLKRGQPPPPSCGLLGGGAGPPGLPGSNPGTAQPNGPLQHGSTPVDTNPGGAGSNYANSPWGSGSSSTDLNHGWDKLIVDGSDMEAWPCITGRDSESASEHIDNEGASNLGSEKSQPPGSGAARSCKGAANQFAAGGGKNECKMGAWNMGLVPKPSHASSISSESKDGLNNWKNLSSPDGAGLGLTLNPNINPSAWPVLGQEGTSGKGTSETDISSSSAQLSAVGQSPRDQDGTSTSAWAKQSKTENAGVTWNASVGEQPQFQALNTDGPNNGDTNSLNASSQSTGNPLQNKGVSETTGNGTWNMPLGMGLGNPLVLNQSVSTEASSEGSIRGTMEGRATGGTWNTVWGSSGTDSISGQNGTGADGNNGRSGDDAAKNGSGVKQLLVNRSRTESWDNNGGSWDSETQDPNKAKNWGKGNRTASGSAQGLWGQQPGTDNQSEGDWVGSAKEQNCGTGGWDNHRVNPLPENQGENAQISNWAKASSSTGSDSGSRSNNKKGGSDNHPGGRRSNKADHPDQEEVLQSVMNRADLDPRVLSNTGWGQTQIKQNTIWDVQESPRNERRTDKGTEGWESTATQSSNSGGWGEGPSQTSHCTSGWGDAPQSSNIEWKDSKTPSGWVDPKNSQGWGGGTPEEKTPSWNDGPRMKEPGWGARQQQTQGWPANNGWGDGSGQPAEQPKSGGWDSSNPRWGESGRGDVGSWGGGSSSNPNQRGGWEDPPRHQGWGEPSKATTSNWSKQQDVSGSWGTASSSNRQSAPGWGSAPVPMPSSAVPPATIPTLPKEEEPTGWEEPSPQSISRKMEIDDGTSAWGDPNSYNYKNVNLWDKNSQSESSGSGPLPREQNASNAVTGRGSTSSSGSKSIQDGWGGGDRPTVANTRPPSWEEDDDGPIGLWNSTGTQESSSPYNSSNWPASGKKMHKGSMKGGNNDTWINPLSTQFSKMGLLRESSEDSVGNKMDLTVGGLPDKKLESDKRGMNMDYNGMMRKDRSGFRPSNSKDSPTTDSGPYFEKNGNHGLFGSSTAQSRGVHAPQVPSMNSSQPNLRAQVPPQFLPPPQVPAPMLKHATPNGALNPALFGLGPQLTPQQIAMLSQLPQLPQLAYQLLLQQQQQQQQQVLQNQRKLSAAVRQQQEQQLVRIVSALQQQQQQQQQHRHNSTPGMKHSPSHPGMPKQHLDNVPSSLPSGLPDFQTKGQIQPGYPMGMSSNMNVNQLDVNSIVGMKEPQSQQSRLKQWTTMDGLSPATPPPDHNPLKNGAISSSMAPPVKPRDSLPYYEMIAGDSLASHSGPASDNWSTPKLSNGSSGSSWPPEFRPGEPWKGFQNIDPESDPYATPASMINSSAAPPSPDSEHQLLRDRSTGSSSSLNTSLPSPGAWSYSASNSSYSTVQSTSAKFSDFKSTWSPDPIGHPRMWKNQMSSKNTNPPTRPPPGLTNQKPPSSPWGSGAPRFSRGWGMQESRYALSSNWSDGNSGGSGRVSSWLVLHNLTPQIDGSTLRTICMQHGPLITFHLNLTHGTALVRYSTKQEAAKAQTALHMCVLGNTTILAEFVSEEEVNRYFAQGQLSTPSPGWQTLETGQSPMDPVGSSLHTFGGRASLGQWNSAGGVGRGSGNLAGASLWATPSYTASLWGAPNSDDSHRMGSPAPLLPGDLLGGGADSI
- the tnrc6ba gene encoding trinucleotide repeat-containing gene 6B protein isoform X4: MREKEEEKEEQLMEEKKRKKEDKKKKDATQKVTEQKTKVPEATKPSLSQPPTATSVGSVPTPAGNGGNNAKRAVATNGQPQNAARYLPREVPPRFRQQEHKVLLKRGQPPPPSCGLLGGGAGPPGLPGSNPGTAQPNGPLQHGSTPVDTNPGGAGSNYANSPWGSGSSSTDLNHGWDKLIVDGSDMEAWPCITGRDSESASEHIDNEGASNLGSEKSQPPGSGAARSCKGAANQFAAGGGKNECKMGAWNMGLVPKPSHASSISSESKDGLNNWKNLSSPDGAGLGLTLNPNINPSAWPVLGQEGTSGKGTSETDISSSSAQLSAVGQSPRDQDGTSTSAWAKQSKTENAGVTWNASVGEQPQFQALNTDGPNNGDTNSLNASSQSTGNPLQNKGVSETTGNGTWNMPLGMGLGNPLVLNQSVSTEASSEGSIRGTMEGRATGGTWNTVWGSSGTDSISGQNGTGADGNNGRSGDDAAKNGSGVKQLLVNRSRTESWDNNGGSWDSETQDPNKAKNWGKGNRTASGSAQGLWGQQPGTDNQSEGDWVGSAKEQNCGTGGWDNHRVNPLPENQGENAQISNWAKASSSTGSDSGSRSNNKKGGSDNHPGGRRSNKADHPDQEEVLQSVMNRADLDPRVLSNTGWGQTQIKQNTIWDVQESPRNERRTDKGTEGWESTATQSSNSGGWGEGPSQTSHCTSGWGDAPQSSNIEWKDSKTPSGWVDPKNSQGWGGGTPEEKTPSWNDGPRMKEPGWGARQQQTQGWPANNGWGDGSGQPAEQPKSGGWDSSNPRWGESGRGDVGSWGGGSSSNPNQRGGWEDPPRHQGWGEPSKATTSNWSKQQDVSGSWGTASSSNRQSAPGWGSAPVPMPSSAVPPATIPTLPKEEEPTGWEEPSPQSISRKMEIDDGTSAWGDPNSYNYKNVNLWDKNSQSESSGSGPLPREQNASNAVTGRGSTSSSGSKSIQDGWGGGDRPTVANTRPPSWEEDDDGPIGLWNSTGTQESSSPYNSSNWPASGKKMHKGSMKGGNNDTWINPLSTQFSKMGLLRESSEDSVGNKMDLTVGGLPDKKLESDKRGMNMDYNGMMRKDRSGFRPSNSKDSPTTDSGPYFEKLTLPFSNQDGCLSDEAPNSPFSPPPSCKLSPSGTALPTANLGCIGSGFNMQNLNARHNGNHGLFGSSTAQSRGVHAPQVPSMNSSQPNLRAQVPPQFLPPPQVPAPMLKHATPNGALNPALFGLGPQLTPQQIAMLSQLPQLPQLAYQLLLQQQQQQQQQVLQNQRKLSAAVRQQQEQQLVRIVSALQQQQQQQQQHRHNSTPGMKHSPSHPGMPKQHLDNVPSSLPSGLPDFQTKGQIQPGYPMGMSSNMNVNQLDVNSIVGMKEPQSQQSRLKQWTTMDGLSPATPPPDHNPLKNGAISSSMAPPVKPRDSLPYYEMIAGDSLASHSGPASDNWSTPKLSNGSSGSSWPPEFRPGEPWKGFQNIDPESDPYATPASMINSSAAPPSPDSEHQLLRDRSTGSSSSLNTSLPSPGAWSYSASNSSYSTVQSTSAKFSDFKSTWSPDPIGHPRMWKNQMSSKNTNPPTRPPPGLTNQKPPSSPWGSGAPRFSRGWGMQESRYALSSNWSDGNSGGSGRVSSWLVLHNLTPQIDGSTLRTICMQHGPLITFHLNLTHGTALVRYSTKQEAAKAQTALHMCVLGNTTILAEFVSEEEVNRYFAQGQLSTPSPGWQTLETGQSPMDPVGSSLHTFGGRASLGQWNSAGGVGRGSGNLAGASLWATPSYTASLWGAPNSDDSHRMGSPAPLLPGDLLGGGADSI